The segment TATCCATACACATCGATGTTGCAGTTGTATCCATGACTGCAAGTTCTTCTTGAATTACATCCATATAGGATAAACTATCATATTTTAAGGCATCTGGATTAACTCTTGGATCTGAATTATAAACACCATCCACACCATTTTTTGCCATTAAAATAACATCAGCTTTAATTTCTGATGCACGTAGTGCAGCAGTAGTATCCGTTGAAAAGTATGCAGAGCCTGTACCCGCACCAAATACGACAACACGTCCTTTTTCTAAATGACGGATTGCACGACGTGGAATAAAGGGTTCTGCGACCTTAGTCATATCAATTGCTGTTTGAACGCGTGTTTCAACACCGTTGCGTTCTAAAGCGCCTTGGATTGCTAAAGCGTTGATTACTGTGCCCAACATTCCCATGTAGTCAACTTGCATGCGATCAATACCTAAATCATCAGCCATACGACCTCTTACAAAGTTTCCTCCTCCGACAACAATAGCGACTTCGACACCATCGTTGACGATTGTTTTAATTTGTTCTGATAAATCATCGAGAACGATCGGATCAAATATTTCTCCATCTTTTGATAGAGCTTCACCGCTTAATTTTAACAATACGCGTTTGTACATGTTGCACGTCCTTTCAAAAAGGACACAGTAACTGTGTCCTTATATCATTAATTAAACTTGAGCTGCTTTTGCAACTTCAGCTGCGAAATCTTCTTCGCGTTTTTCAATACCTTCACCAACTGCATAACGAATAAATGATTCTACGTTAGCATTTGCTGATTTAAGTACTTGTGAAACCTTAGCTTTACCATCTTTAAAGAAGATTTGGTCAACTAAAGAGATGTCTTGCATTGATTTGCTTACACGTCCCTTGATGATTCCAGCAACTACTTGTTCTGGTTTATTTGAAAGTGATTCGTCATTTTTAACGATTTCAACTTGAATGTTTGTTTCATGATCAATGATTTCTGAAGGAATTTCAGCTTGTGATACATATTGTGGAGACATTGATGCAATTTGCATTGCCATGTCTTTTGCTAATTCATCATCTGCGTTCTTTAGAACTGCTAATGCTGAAATTTTTCCACCCATATGCATGTATTCACCGAATACTTCATCATCTGATTTTTCAACGATTGCAAATCGACGTAATGTAATTTTTTCTCCGATTGTAGCTGTTGCAGCAACAACTAAATCTGATACTGTTTGTCCATTAACATCAACTGCTAAAGCTGCATCTAAATCTGCAGGATTAGCTTCAAGAAGTACGTTGCTTAATGTATCAACGAGTTCTACGAATTGATCATTCTTGGCAACAAAGTCTGTTTCTGAGTTTACTTCGATAACAATACCGCGGTTTCCCTTAACAGTAACCTTTGTTGTTCCTTCAGTAGCAATACGACCTGATTTCTTTTGAGCATTTGAAATACCTTTTTCTCGTAACCAGTCAACTGAAGCTTGAATATCGCCTTCAGTAGCTTCAAGAGCTTTCTTACAGTCCATCATTCCAGCTCCAGTAAGATCACGAAGTTCTTTAACTAACTTTGCACTAATCATCTTTACGCCTCACTTTTTTCTGTTTTTGTTTCTGTTTTTGTTTCTGTTTTTGTTTCTGTTTTTGTTTCTGTTTTTGTTTCTGTTTTTGTTTCTGTTTTTGTTTCTGTTTTGCTTCTACTTTTTCATCACGGTTATTTGTTGGACGGTCATTACGTGTATAACGCTGTTGACGACGACGATCATCGCGTTTACGACGTTCTTCGAAACGTTGACGACGACGACGGTCATTTTCAGCAGCTTGTTGTTCTACATTAACGATAACGTCTTCCATTGTGATATCTTCAACATCTTGATCTTGATAAGCAACTTGTAATACGCCACCTTTTGGTTCGATCATTGCATCAGCCATTAATCCTACGATTGTACGGATTGCGCGGATTGCGTCATCGTTACCAGGAATTGCGTAATCAACTGCATCTGGATCACAGTTTGTATCAACGATTCCAAATACTGGGATTCCTAATTTACGTGCTTCAGCAACAGCGTTAGCATCTTCAATTGGGTCTACCACAAATAATGCATCTGGAAGTTTCTTCATTTCTTTAATTCCACCTAAGAAGTTTTCTAGACGGTCTTTTTCTTTAAGTAATAATGACACTTCTTTTTTAGTATAAACATTGATTGATCCGCTGTTTTCCATTTCTTCAATTTCAACTAAACGACGAATTGATTTTTGGATTGTACGGAAGTTTGTTAATGTACCACCTAACCAACGTTGGTTGATAAAGAATGATCCACTACGTAATGCTTCTTCTAATACGATTGTTTGAGCTTGTTTCTTTGTACCTACAATTAAAAGTTTACCGCCTTTTTCTGCGATATCTTTCATTGCCGCATATGCTTCATCAAGTTTTTCTTGAGTTTTATTTAAATCGATAATGTAAATACGATTCTTTGCAGCATAAATATATGGTTTCATTTTTGGATTCCAACGACGTGTTTGGTGTCCATAATGAACTCCGCTTTCTAATAATTTCTTCATTGTCACAACTGACATAACTAAATTCCTACCTTTCCGTTAGTCCTCCATCATTTCTAAAGTAGACAACTCATCGTGAGCACGGGGTCTACGAATCCATGATGTGTGAATTAGGCATTCTTTTGATGCCATTGTTTATTTTATCATAATGTCCTTGCTTAAACAAGGCTAAATCACGATTTATCCTTGTCAAAATCCGTGATAAATTGTTCCAATCGATCAAGGCCTTTTTCAAGTACATCCATAGGACTTCCATATGAAATTCGAATAAATCCTTCAGTCCCAAAATAGATTCCAGGGATGGTTACCAACCCATATGCTTCCGCAAGTTTCGTGGCAAAAATTTCCGAAGGCATCCCAAACCGTTGAATCGAAGGAAAGACATAAAATGCACCTTCTGGTTTTACATACTGAAGCCCCATTGCATCCAAGCGCGCTAAAACATACGTTCTACGTTTTGCGTAGGCATCGACCATATACTGTGTATCCACATCCAATGCAGCAATACATGCCGGTTGGGAGAAACTTGAAATTCCAGTTACAAGATTTTGATGAAGACGATGCATCAACTCGATTAAGTGCGCTTCAGCCAAAACGTACCCTACACGCCATCCAGTCATTGCATGCGACTTTGAAAAACTCTGCGTAATAATGATTTGGTCTTGAATTGATTCATCCATGCGTAATGATGGAATATTTCCTTCATACAACATTGAACGATACACCTCATCGACAATTACGTAAATATCTGATCGTTTTGATAGCACCTCACGGATTGCTTGAATGCTTGCTTCATTATAAACGACCCCAGTTGGATTATTGGGTGTTGCGAAAAGGATTGCACGAGTGCGTGGTGAGATGACCTTCTCAAGCATCGCTGATGTAACTTGAAATTGTGATTCACTGGTATCAAGAAGTACCGGTTTTGCTCCCGCTAGTGTAACTTGCGTTTGATATAACGGAAAACTGGGTGTGAAAATCACCACCTCATCCCCTTCCGTCACAACCGACCAAATCGCCAACGTTAATCCTTCCGTTGCACCATTAGTGATAATCACATTATCAGTTTTGTAAGGATGGATGTTAAATTGTGATTCATAACGAGCGATCGCATCGCGCAAATCAAGATTACCAATCGCTGGTGGATAATGCGTTTCATTACGCGTCAATGCATCCACTGCCGCTTGTTTAATTATTTCAGGTGTATCCAAATCCGGTTCACCAATCGTTAGAAATATCATATCTTCACGACCTTGAAAACGCGCTGAAAACTGACGTATACCACTTAGGGTCAAAGCCTCAATCCTATGCTTCATCCACATACCTCCAATCGCTTGTTTTATAAATTGCATATAAAGGAACTTCTTTACCGTTAATGAACAGTGTTGTTTTTCCAAAAGCATTTTCACGTTGGCCGTTGCAAGAATTGAACTGACCAAATAGACGCGTCACAATTGTCCCTAACCATACATAATCAGTTAATTCCCCCACAATAACAATCTTATCCGGATGAATCGATTCAATTTCTTGACGGACAACACGACACAACTCCGGTTTTTCAATCTCATAGACATCCATTAATTGTTCATTGGGAAATCCTTTTCGCAAATCCAAATATTCAAAATCACGGTTTAAATCGGTAAGCTCTTGCTTCACGGAGTCCCGATCACTGATAACTAATAATTTCATGATTGACCTCTTTTCTCTTTAGTATTATTTTATCATAGAACTTCTAAAATCAAGTCATCAATCCTCTACCTTATACATTTTTCAGTTGTTTTTTACCCATTTCAGTCTATTTTGTCGTATGATTAATTAAACTTATATTGAGGTATTCTTATGAAACAAAAAATTGTCCTAACACTTCTGATCCTAGCCATGACACTTCTTCCCATAAACGCTGCGGGAAATCATGATTTAATTCCGATCTACGATTTAGATCTGCAGAGTCAAAATTACATCCTTGTTGATTCCAATACAGGTCAAACACTCTCCGAAAAAAATCACGACACACCGATTCACCCTGCTTCCATCACAAAAGTCCTCACGGTCATTACCGCAATTGAAGCATTGGGCGATACATCACTTGACACGATTTATACCTTGCCCCCCGAGGTTTTTGAGGGCTTGGATCCCATCGCCTCTGTTGCCGGATTTCAAGAGGGAGATGCATTAACACTCAATGACCTGCTTCACGGAATCATGTTACCGTCCGGAGCTGATGCGACACGAGCTATGTCAACCTATCTAACACAAGATCCCGAAAAACTCGTGGAAAAAATGAACCGACTCGCACAACGCATTGGAATGAAAAACTCCCACTTTGTAAATACGAGCGGCCTTGATGATCCAAAGCACCTAACAACGTTAGATGACCTTGCATTACTGTTAAGGTATTCATTAAAAAAACCCACATTCGAAACTATCTATAAAACCGAAACCTACCTTACATCATCAACCCCTACTCATCCCAACGGCATCGCACTCACTAACGAAGCCTTAAGTGTTGCACACCAAAAAGGCTATACGATGATTAAAGGGGCAAAATCCGGGACAACCGATCTCGCAGAACGTGCACTTTCAAGTGTTGCAGAAGATGCATCACAATCCTACATTTTCATTTCAACCAATGCCCCTTTTGAAAACAGGCTGTATACTCAGATTATCGACCACGGAACCGTCTATCAACACGTCCTTGAACATTATCGTTATGTTCCTTTATTGTATAAAAACACAACCATTCAAACCATCCCAATTAAACACGGGCGATCCGATTTTGATATCTGGTTCGAAGACGATATCATGAGCTACTTACCCAAAGATTATGATCAAGACGACATCAAAATCGAATTTATCCCAAGTCAGAAAGAATTTGAGGCTCCCATCTCAGAAGGTATGAAGATGGGTGAAATTCGTTTCTCTTACAAAGGAAAAACACTTCTTGAAAAAGAAATCATTAATGATGAAGTAATAAAAATTTCCTATCTTCAGATTGCTTTTGAAGCGATAAAAATCATCGGTTTTATCTTAGCCGTTGGATTCGGGATTCTCGGGATTGTCTATCTAATTTATCGACAATGGAAAGATTACCGTGACCATAAGTACTATCTTTAAAAATTAGATCGACGCTCTCGAAAAGAATAGAAAAAAGGAACCTTTGTGAACCGCCACACCAAATCTTGAAAAGATTCGGTATGGCGGTTCACAAAGGTTCCTTTTTTTATTTTTCTTCCGCAACAACTTCTTGAAGCAATTTCGCCTCTGTCGGGGTAAGATTTCTACTTTCCAAAAGATCTGGACGAACACGGTATGTCTTACGCAATGATTCTTTTAAACGATACGTTTCGATATTCGCATGATGTCCGCTCATTAGCACTTCAGGAACATCATGCCCTTTGTAAGAACGAGGTCGCGTATAATGTGGATATTCCAAGAGTCCATGACTAAAAGAATCATCTTCATGAGATTCCTTGGTAATTACACCATCAACAAGACGAATCACAGAGTCAGCAATAACCATCGCTGCAGTTTCTCCGCCCGTAAGCACATAATCTCCAATAGACATTTCCATATCAACATATGAGCGAATGCGTTCATCAAACCCTTCATAATGGCCACAAACCAAGATTATGTGTTGCTCCTTACTTAAGTCATACGCCAAGGATTGCTTTAAAGTCTTTCCTTGAGGCGTTAACATAATCACTAAAGAATCCTTGGTACGGGTTGCTTCAATTGCATCAATTACCGGCTGACACATTAACACCAATCCTGCGCCACCACCATATGGATAATCATCAACACAATTGTGTTTATCTTCGGTAAAATTTCGCATATCCACAACATCGATTTGAATTAAATCACGTTCGATGGCTTTACTGATAATGGAAGACTCAACAAACCCGGTAAACATTGACGGAAAAAGGGTCAAAATACTTACACGCATTAAAGTCCCTCCATCCAGTTAATATCAATACGCTTCGCTTGCGTATCAACTTTTTTAATAAATCGTTCCACAAAAGGAACTAAAATATCACGATCTTCAGCCTGAATACGCAATACGGGATGTGCAGGTGTTTCCATTACTTCAGTTACAATCCCTAACTTAACATCATCAGAAAACACGGTGCAGTCCTCTAAATCGATGAAATAATATTGATCCTCTGGGAGTTCATGTTGAGATTCTCGGTCGATCGATATCTCCCCTTTATGGAAAAACTCAACATCATTAAGCGAATTCAGTCCCTCAAACTTTATCAGAATGGATCCGTGATGACGGCGGAACGACTCAATAACGTAATCCGTTGATTTCCCACCCAATTTGAAATGAACGCGTTGACCAGGAGCAAAACGCTCCTCCACAAAGTCAGTCTTCGGTGCAACTTTTAATTCGCCCTTAATACCAAAGGGCTTTTGAATAATACCAATAATAATATGTTCCATATAACCTCCAAAAAAAGGATGTATTGCTACATCCTTAATATGATTCAAATTTAATTGAAATACGTTGATCAAGGACACGAGAACCAATTGCCATTGTTTGACGAATTGCATGTGCCATCGTCCCTTGTCGTCCAATTAAACGAGCAATATCTGCGCTATCCGCATAGATTGCAAGAATAATTTCATTTTCATCTAAGCTCGGTAACCTTTTGACACTCAAACTCTTCTCTTCCTCCACAAGTGGAAGAACTAAATCATAAAGAATATCTTCAACCGGTTTCATGATTATTTCACTAATTTTGATTCGTGGTAACGAGTCATGATTCCTTCTTTTGAAAGAATGCTACGAACTGTGTCTGATGGTTGAGCTCCAACTGATAACCATTTTAATGCTTTTTCTGCATCAACTTTAACTTCAGCTGGTGAAGTTGTTGGATCATAGTATCCAACGATTTCGATGAAACGTCCATCACGAGGTGCGCGTGAATCTGCTGCAACAATTCGGTATGAAGGTTTTTGTTTTGAACCCATTCTTCTTAAACGTAATTTAACTGCCATGTGTATAGCCTCCTATTAATTTTAACGTATTTGTTAATTTCCTTGTTAAGTATATCATAACAGGAAGTGGTGTCAAGTGTTTTTACTTGACACCCTTTGCTTTATAGAAATTTCGATTATCAAGTGCAAACATACGCGTACTAAATTCGCCTTCCTCAAGGTCATCGTAGAACTTTTCAAACATATTGGTACGTGCATCAATGTTATCAATAAAGGTTAACATCTCCGCTTCTTTAATCATCGGTAATACGGGTGAACCGTATTCTAATTTCCCGTGATGCGATAAAATCATATGACGCAATAACAACACTTGCTCTGTATCGTGATAACCAAGACGGGTTGCTACTTCTACAAAGTTTGAGTGTTCAATAGAAATATGACCCAATAATTTTCCTTTAGCACTGTATTCACTCAACATCGCTGCTGTATATTCCTCAATCTTACCCATATCATGCAGAATTACACCTGCAAGTAATAAATCGCGATTATAAATTGGATACAGGTCACAAATGCTGTTGGCAAGTTGACACATCCCAAACACATGCGTTGCAAGGCCTCCAACAAAATCGTGATGGTTACGCGTTGCAGCGGGATATTGGTAAAATTGCTCCCCACAATCCTCAAGCGATGCTTCAACCAATTCTTTTATGATTGGATCCTCAATTTGATCTTTAAATCCATTTATTTTTTCTTTTAAAAATTCAATATCATATTTGGATGCGTTCACAAAATCACTCAATACATATTCAGACTGTTCTTTAATTTCAATGCTGTGAATTCGCAATTGTAAGCTTTGACGATACTGAAGGACATCGCAATGCACTACTCCAATTAAACCTACTTGAATCAATAATTCTTGTTCTGGTTTGACATCCCAGATCTTTCCTTCAATTTCTCCGGTATCATCTTGCAACGTAATCGACATATAGGGAGCACCATTTTGTGTCACGCCTTTTGTATAACGTGAAATCAACAACGGCACTGTATTTTTTTGACCGGCTTCAAATTCTTTAATCTTCATTTTCATACTCCTCCAGAACACGTGCAATCATATCGTAATCATAACCACGTGATAATGCATGTCGTACAACACGATTTCGTGTTTCACGGGCGTCATATTTACGAGCATAACGTGCAGTGCTTTTTTCCATAACTTTTTTAAGACTTTCAAATTCATCGGTCTCATCAAATTCATCTTTAATCAAACGACCCACAATATCGTTAATCACTTCAAATCCATAACCTTGACGTTGGAGATGTTGACGCAATTTTGACTCACGTTGACGGCTCGAGCCATCCCTTAAAGTCTTCATAAAGGTCTCAGCCCGGCGTACACCACGCTCTGTATAGTCATCGTAGTCTTCATCTTCTAAAGCAGCCAAGATGCGATCTGCTTCAAACCCACGTTTACGCAAGTCTTCAACGATACGCTGATTTCCTCGCATTTGTTCACGATGATAGTCTACTTTATCTCTAAAGTAACGATCATCATCAATAAAACGGCGACGCTTTAGCAATTCAATAACAATATCAACTTGCTCTTGAGTCAGTTCAAGTTTTTTATGCAAATATTCCGACATTTCAAACGAGGTATAATCTTTGACTCCAATTCGCGATAACGCTAACTGGTACGCTTCATAAACGGCTTGATCATCCTCAATCTCATTTAGCTCATTTCGTGACAACTCGCGACCCACCTCGATTCCTCTCCGTTCAAACACATAGTGATCAATCACCATGCGCTCATCACTATCTTTTGATTCAAAATCAATAAATACTTCATCCCCCACTTGTTCGATTGCTGTAACAACATAACGTCCAAAGTATGTATCAATGGCACGTTGGTATACGGTCAGTACACTGTCTGCAAACTTCGAACTATCAAAGGTTGATGCTTTTTCAAGTGCATTCGTTTTAAATTGATCTAGAAGGTCTTTATCTGATTGTAGAAGATGCTGCGCTTTGTCTGCGAACTCTTCAGATGACTCAAATAAATATCCCGTCTCATCATCAACAATAATCCCCTCAAGTGGTTTATCAGGGCGTGCAAAGACACATAAACCACATGCTAACGCTTCAATATAGGTTAATCCTTGTGTTTCTGTTAATGACGCCGAAATAAACGCATCCGATACATGATAAAAATTCACAACATCTGTGGAATCCACGGGTCCAACAAAAATGACTGCATCTTGGATGCCAAGTTTCTGTGTTTGATGTAAAAGATCTTTATCCGAAGGCCCACCACCAACAATTAAGAGTTTCGCTTCGACATCCCTTTTTAAAAGTTCAGCAAACGCATCAATAACAACATCTATGCTTTTTTCTTTGGCCAGACGACCGATATATACAAATGTTGGTTGTGTTCCTAAATTATAGGATTCACGAATTTCTCGCATCCGTGTTTCATTCCGAGTCGCAAACCGCGTCAGATCCAAACCCGTAGGAATTACGGCAATCTCTTTACGAATATCATAACCAAGCAACATTTTCTTAGTTTTCTCAGATGGCGAAATAATCACTTGAGCTTGCTTGGTAAACATACGGCTCATCTTCGCGATCGCCTTTCTTGAAAGCTGATCAACGGACTTAAGCCCTAATAGATTTACATAATGGGTATAATCTTCATAAGTCGTATGATAGGTTGAGACAAGCGGTAGGTGAAGGTTCTTCGCCACAAGACGTGCAAACATCCCCACACCAAACTCTGAATGAACATGAAGCACATCCAAATCGATTTCTTCTATAACACTCATTGCTTGAATATGTAACGGACTGCTCATGACATAACCATATAAAAATTTCAATTCTAAACCCGGCAGTCGTAATACGCCATCTTCATAAGTCGTGCTTAAAATTGACGGTTGGTTTGTTATCACAAAAACATTATGTCCTTGCGCTTCTAACGCATTTTTTAAAGTAACAATTGATGTTACTACACCATTTATATCCGGTGTATAAGTATCTGTAAATAAACCAATTCTCATCGAGAATGCCTCCTTTGGCATTTAATTTCACTGTATTAATAATAATCTAATTTAGGAAAAATATCAAAAAAAGACACCCCGAAAATGGGGTGTTCATTAATAAAGGACCACACATTCTTCTGAATCATCTTCACGAAGTTTTACTTTTACGGTTTCATTGAGCG is part of the Erysipelothrix piscisicarius genome and harbors:
- the pyrH gene encoding UMP kinase, whose amino-acid sequence is MYKRVLLKLSGEALSKDGEIFDPIVLDDLSEQIKTIVNDGVEVAIVVGGGNFVRGRMADDLGIDRMQVDYMGMLGTVINALAIQGALERNGVETRVQTAIDMTKVAEPFIPRRAIRHLEKGRVVVFGAGTGSAYFSTDTTAALRASEIKADVILMAKNGVDGVYNSDPRVNPDALKYDSLSYMDVIQEELAVMDTTATSMCMDNDIDLIVFNMNEKNNIIKAVKGEAVATRVSKGGK
- a CDS encoding glycosyltransferase; its protein translation is MRIGLFTDTYTPDINGVVTSIVTLKNALEAQGHNVFVITNQPSILSTTYEDGVLRLPGLELKFLYGYVMSSPLHIQAMSVIEEIDLDVLHVHSEFGVGMFARLVAKNLHLPLVSTYHTTYEDYTHYVNLLGLKSVDQLSRKAIAKMSRMFTKQAQVIISPSEKTKKMLLGYDIRKEIAVIPTGLDLTRFATRNETRMREIRESYNLGTQPTFVYIGRLAKEKSIDVVIDAFAELLKRDVEAKLLIVGGGPSDKDLLHQTQKLGIQDAVIFVGPVDSTDVVNFYHVSDAFISASLTETQGLTYIEALACGLCVFARPDKPLEGIIVDDETGYLFESSEEFADKAQHLLQSDKDLLDQFKTNALEKASTFDSSKFADSVLTVYQRAIDTYFGRYVVTAIEQVGDEVFIDFESKDSDERMVIDHYVFERRGIEVGRELSRNELNEIEDDQAVYEAYQLALSRIGVKDYTSFEMSEYLHKKLELTQEQVDIVIELLKRRRFIDDDRYFRDKVDYHREQMRGNQRIVEDLRKRGFEADRILAALEDEDYDDYTERGVRRAETFMKTLRDGSSRQRESKLRQHLQRQGYGFEVINDIVGRLIKDEFDETDEFESLKKVMEKSTARYARKYDARETRNRVVRHALSRGYDYDMIARVLEEYENED
- the rimM gene encoding ribosome maturation factor RimM (Essential for efficient processing of 16S rRNA) — translated: MEHIIIGIIQKPFGIKGELKVAPKTDFVEERFAPGQRVHFKLGGKSTDYVIESFRRHHGSILIKFEGLNSLNDVEFFHKGEISIDRESQHELPEDQYYFIDLEDCTVFSDDVKLGIVTEVMETPAHPVLRIQAEDRDILVPFVERFIKKVDTQAKRIDINWMEGL
- a CDS encoding 3'-5' exoribonuclease YhaM family protein, which translates into the protein MKIKEFEAGQKNTVPLLISRYTKGVTQNGAPYMSITLQDDTGEIEGKIWDVKPEQELLIQVGLIGVVHCDVLQYRQSLQLRIHSIEIKEQSEYVLSDFVNASKYDIEFLKEKINGFKDQIEDPIIKELVEASLEDCGEQFYQYPAATRNHHDFVGGLATHVFGMCQLANSICDLYPIYNRDLLLAGVILHDMGKIEEYTAAMLSEYSAKGKLLGHISIEHSNFVEVATRLGYHDTEQVLLLRHMILSHHGKLEYGSPVLPMIKEAEMLTFIDNIDARTNMFEKFYDDLEEGEFSTRMFALDNRNFYKAKGVK
- a CDS encoding KH domain-containing protein, with the translated sequence MKPVEDILYDLVLPLVEEEKSLSVKRLPSLDENEIILAIYADSADIARLIGRQGTMAHAIRQTMAIGSRVLDQRISIKFESY
- the rpsB gene encoding 30S ribosomal protein S2 codes for the protein MSVVTMKKLLESGVHYGHQTRRWNPKMKPYIYAAKNRIYIIDLNKTQEKLDEAYAAMKDIAEKGGKLLIVGTKKQAQTIVLEEALRSGSFFINQRWLGGTLTNFRTIQKSIRRLVEIEEMENSGSINVYTKKEVSLLLKEKDRLENFLGGIKEMKKLPDALFVVDPIEDANAVAEARKLGIPVFGIVDTNCDPDAVDYAIPGNDDAIRAIRTIVGLMADAMIEPKGGVLQVAYQDQDVEDITMEDVIVNVEQQAAENDRRRRQRFEERRKRDDRRRQQRYTRNDRPTNNRDEKVEAKQKQKQKQKQKQKQKQKQKQKQKQKQKQKQKKVRRKDD
- a CDS encoding pyridoxal phosphate-dependent aminotransferase yields the protein MKHRIEALTLSGIRQFSARFQGREDMIFLTIGEPDLDTPEIIKQAAVDALTRNETHYPPAIGNLDLRDAIARYESQFNIHPYKTDNVIITNGATEGLTLAIWSVVTEGDEVVIFTPSFPLYQTQVTLAGAKPVLLDTSESQFQVTSAMLEKVISPRTRAILFATPNNPTGVVYNEASIQAIREVLSKRSDIYVIVDEVYRSMLYEGNIPSLRMDESIQDQIIITQSFSKSHAMTGWRVGYVLAEAHLIELMHRLHQNLVTGISSFSQPACIAALDVDTQYMVDAYAKRRTYVLARLDAMGLQYVKPEGAFYVFPSIQRFGMPSEIFATKLAEAYGLVTIPGIYFGTEGFIRISYGSPMDVLEKGLDRLEQFITDFDKDKS
- a CDS encoding D-alanyl-D-alanine carboxypeptidase family protein, whose protein sequence is MKQKIVLTLLILAMTLLPINAAGNHDLIPIYDLDLQSQNYILVDSNTGQTLSEKNHDTPIHPASITKVLTVITAIEALGDTSLDTIYTLPPEVFEGLDPIASVAGFQEGDALTLNDLLHGIMLPSGADATRAMSTYLTQDPEKLVEKMNRLAQRIGMKNSHFVNTSGLDDPKHLTTLDDLALLLRYSLKKPTFETIYKTETYLTSSTPTHPNGIALTNEALSVAHQKGYTMIKGAKSGTTDLAERALSSVAEDASQSYIFISTNAPFENRLYTQIIDHGTVYQHVLEHYRYVPLLYKNTTIQTIPIKHGRSDFDIWFEDDIMSYLPKDYDQDDIKIEFIPSQKEFEAPISEGMKMGEIRFSYKGKTLLEKEIINDEVIKISYLQIAFEAIKIIGFILAVGFGILGIVYLIYRQWKDYRDHKYYL
- the rpsP gene encoding 30S ribosomal protein S16, which gives rise to MAVKLRLRRMGSKQKPSYRIVAADSRAPRDGRFIEIVGYYDPTTSPAEVKVDAEKALKWLSVGAQPSDTVRSILSKEGIMTRYHESKLVK
- the trmD gene encoding tRNA (guanosine(37)-N1)-methyltransferase TrmD, whose amino-acid sequence is MRVSILTLFPSMFTGFVESSIISKAIERDLIQIDVVDMRNFTEDKHNCVDDYPYGGGAGLVLMCQPVIDAIEATRTKDSLVIMLTPQGKTLKQSLAYDLSKEQHIILVCGHYEGFDERIRSYVDMEMSIGDYVLTGGETAAMVIADSVIRLVDGVITKESHEDDSFSHGLLEYPHYTRPRSYKGHDVPEVLMSGHHANIETYRLKESLRKTYRVRPDLLESRNLTPTEAKLLQEVVAEEK
- the tsf gene encoding translation elongation factor Ts, whose product is MISAKLVKELRDLTGAGMMDCKKALEATEGDIQASVDWLREKGISNAQKKSGRIATEGTTKVTVKGNRGIVIEVNSETDFVAKNDQFVELVDTLSNVLLEANPADLDAALAVDVNGQTVSDLVVAATATIGEKITLRRFAIVEKSDDEVFGEYMHMGGKISALAVLKNADDELAKDMAMQIASMSPQYVSQAEIPSEIIDHETNIQVEIVKNDESLSNKPEQVVAGIIKGRVSKSMQDISLVDQIFFKDGKAKVSQVLKSANANVESFIRYAVGEGIEKREEDFAAEVAKAAQV